One Dethiosulfovibrio faecalis DNA window includes the following coding sequences:
- a CDS encoding sulfide-dependent adenosine diphosphate thiazole synthase, which produces MDLDERVISKAIVSRFFERLTDHLENDVVIVGGGPAGLVAGYVLADAGVKVSLFDRRLSLGGGMWGGGMLFNEIVVQSEGARILDGLGVSLREFEPGYYTAGSVEAVSTLISSAVRAGVTVFNGMVAEDVVMREDRVIGLVINWSTVEASGLLVDPLAVRSDFIIDATGHDSNVTSTVEKKVPGRLLTETGKVEGEKSLWCERAEKLTVDNTKEVYPGLFVAGMSANAVFGGPRMGPIFGGMLLSGEKAAKEILLRLNGKKAS; this is translated from the coding sequence ATGGATTTGGACGAGAGGGTTATTTCCAAGGCCATCGTAAGCCGTTTTTTCGAGAGGCTTACGGATCATCTGGAAAACGACGTGGTCATAGTTGGAGGTGGCCCGGCCGGATTGGTGGCGGGGTACGTCTTGGCTGACGCGGGGGTAAAGGTATCCCTCTTCGACAGGCGGTTAAGCCTGGGGGGAGGCATGTGGGGCGGCGGCATGCTTTTCAACGAGATAGTAGTGCAGTCCGAAGGTGCGAGGATACTGGACGGTCTGGGGGTCTCCCTCAGGGAGTTCGAACCGGGATACTACACCGCCGGGTCTGTGGAGGCCGTCTCCACCCTGATCTCCTCGGCCGTCAGGGCCGGGGTCACTGTGTTCAACGGTATGGTTGCGGAGGACGTGGTGATGAGAGAGGACCGGGTTATAGGGTTGGTGATCAACTGGTCCACAGTCGAGGCTTCCGGCCTTCTGGTCGATCCATTGGCTGTTAGAAGCGATTTCATCATCGACGCCACGGGACACGACTCCAACGTGACCTCTACCGTGGAGAAAAAGGTGCCGGGAAGGCTATTGACGGAAACCGGCAAGGTGGAGGGAGAGAAGTCTCTTTGGTGCGAGAGGGCGGAAAAACTGACCGTGGATAACACAAAAGAGGTCTACCCCGGTCTGTTCGTCGCGGGAATGAGCGCCAACGCCGTTTTTGGAGGTCCCCGAATGGGACCGATCTTCGGGGGAATGCTTCTTTCCGGCGAAAAGGCTGCTAAGGAGATCCTCCTCAGATTGAACGGTAAAAAGGCTTCCTGA
- a CDS encoding YfcC family protein produces MSSQVNNAANNPKKRKLSVPHVYVLLVSLTILAAVGSWILPAGEFTREMNETINRTVVVPGSFKEIASTPVGPFQTFIAIQKGLVDAAEVFFFVFLAYASWFVVLETKALNAFIGWMLRLFKGKSDYILVAFVYIFGMAASVFGMFEETFGFLPLFVGMSIAMGYDAIVGLATIGMAVGIGYTAAVMNPFTVILAQNFAGISLLSGWAFRLVTWFVMETLACWWILRYARSIKKDPAKSYMAGIDMGDLQLDHDELVKTPFTARTRAVCGVVVVSIVALIWGVTQKGWYFNELAGLFIVMGILSGLIGGFNPNRLADVYVKGLRDIVFGCMIIGLSRGVLVVMREGHIVDTVVYYLSLPLQDLPRWLAAEGMLAVQNVINFLIPSGSGQAVVTMPIMAPLSDVLGISRQVAVLAFQFGDGLSNLLWPTALIPIMCAIAHVPLEKWYRFFLPFFLIAVAFQGFFIAAAVALGV; encoded by the coding sequence ATGTCGTCTCAAGTCAACAACGCCGCAAATAATCCGAAGAAAAGGAAACTGTCGGTACCACACGTCTACGTGCTGCTGGTCTCTCTGACCATACTGGCGGCGGTGGGTAGCTGGATCCTTCCGGCCGGGGAGTTCACCAGGGAGATGAACGAGACCATCAACAGGACCGTAGTCGTCCCCGGGTCGTTCAAGGAGATAGCCTCCACCCCAGTAGGTCCTTTTCAGACCTTCATAGCCATACAAAAAGGGCTGGTCGACGCCGCCGAGGTGTTTTTCTTCGTCTTTCTGGCCTACGCTTCTTGGTTCGTCGTGCTGGAGACCAAGGCCCTAAACGCCTTCATCGGGTGGATGCTCCGTCTGTTCAAGGGCAAGAGCGACTACATACTGGTCGCCTTCGTGTACATCTTCGGCATGGCGGCCTCCGTGTTCGGCATGTTCGAGGAGACCTTCGGCTTTCTTCCCCTTTTCGTCGGAATGTCCATAGCGATGGGATACGACGCCATAGTAGGATTGGCCACCATCGGCATGGCCGTGGGGATAGGCTACACAGCGGCGGTGATGAACCCCTTCACCGTCATTCTGGCACAGAACTTCGCAGGCATATCTCTGCTGTCCGGATGGGCCTTCCGTCTGGTCACCTGGTTCGTCATGGAGACCTTGGCCTGCTGGTGGATACTCCGTTACGCCAGAAGCATCAAGAAAGACCCCGCTAAAAGCTACATGGCCGGTATAGATATGGGAGATCTACAGCTGGATCACGACGAACTGGTAAAAACCCCCTTCACCGCCAGGACCAGGGCCGTCTGCGGAGTGGTCGTGGTGTCCATAGTCGCACTGATCTGGGGGGTGACCCAGAAGGGGTGGTACTTCAACGAGCTGGCCGGACTCTTCATAGTTATGGGGATCCTTTCCGGCCTCATAGGCGGCTTCAACCCGAACAGACTGGCCGACGTCTACGTCAAGGGACTCAGGGACATAGTTTTCGGATGTATGATAATCGGTCTATCAAGGGGAGTGCTGGTGGTCATGAGAGAGGGACACATCGTGGACACGGTGGTTTACTATCTCTCCCTTCCCCTTCAGGATCTGCCCCGATGGCTGGCCGCCGAGGGGATGCTGGCGGTTCAGAACGTGATAAACTTCCTGATTCCCTCAGGAAGCGGTCAGGCTGTGGTCACCATGCCAATAATGGCTCCTCTCTCGGACGTCCTGGGGATCAGCCGTCAGGTGGCGGTCCTGGCCTTCCAGTTCGGCGACGGGCTTTCCAACCTGCTCTGGCCGACGGCGCTCATCCCTATCATGTGTGCCATAGCCCACGTTCCGCTGGAGAAGTGGTATCGCTTCTTCCTGCCCTTCTTTCTGATAGCAGTGGCTTTTCAGGGGTTTTTCATAGCGGCCGCGGTGGCCCTGGGGGTGTGA
- a CDS encoding amidohydrolase produces the protein MDYGRACSRLDEGVERFLGEAVALSDWMAANPELSGEEFEATDRIVALLSREGFSVERPYGGLPTAFKASIGDEDGPKVAIMVECDALPGLGHGCGHCVHGSMSVLAGLALSEIVGSLGGAVHVVGTPAEETDGAKCSMSKAGLFDGYDLALMIHSSGGMNTTAFRSLAMDGYRFIFTGKSSHAAGAPWEGKNALNGVQLMFHAVDMLRQHSIPEARIHGVVDDGGKAPNIVPDRAVCRFEFRAPERSYLDGLTSRCMDCARGAALATGTEVSWETFESSFDDMVPNPPGEAMIGEIYDELGVSFDPPAAPAGSTDVGNVSRRCPTLQPLLAITPERYALHTVDFADSVTKPEAHQALALGARVIGRVVVKTLLDRDLARAMKGVVPEKGV, from the coding sequence ATGGATTATGGGCGGGCCTGCTCCAGGCTGGACGAAGGGGTAGAGAGGTTTCTAGGCGAAGCCGTGGCTCTGTCGGACTGGATGGCTGCCAACCCGGAGCTTTCCGGAGAGGAGTTCGAGGCCACCGATAGGATAGTCGCCCTTCTGTCTCGAGAGGGCTTCTCGGTGGAGCGACCCTACGGTGGCCTGCCCACGGCGTTCAAGGCCTCCATAGGGGACGAGGACGGACCGAAGGTGGCGATAATGGTCGAGTGCGACGCCCTTCCCGGTCTGGGGCACGGCTGCGGCCACTGCGTTCACGGATCCATGTCGGTCCTGGCCGGTCTGGCTCTGTCGGAGATCGTGGGATCTCTGGGAGGGGCGGTGCACGTTGTGGGGACCCCGGCGGAGGAGACCGACGGCGCCAAGTGCTCCATGTCTAAGGCCGGGCTGTTCGACGGCTACGATCTGGCTCTGATGATCCACTCTTCCGGAGGGATGAACACCACCGCCTTCCGTTCACTGGCTATGGACGGCTATCGTTTCATCTTTACGGGAAAATCCTCCCACGCCGCAGGTGCTCCCTGGGAGGGTAAAAACGCCCTCAACGGGGTTCAGCTCATGTTCCACGCGGTGGATATGCTCAGGCAACACTCCATACCGGAGGCCAGGATTCACGGAGTGGTCGACGACGGAGGAAAGGCGCCGAACATAGTTCCGGACAGGGCCGTCTGTCGCTTCGAGTTCAGGGCTCCGGAGCGGAGCTATCTCGACGGGCTGACCTCCCGCTGCATGGATTGCGCCAGAGGAGCCGCTTTGGCCACGGGAACGGAGGTTTCCTGGGAAACGTTCGAGTCCAGCTTCGACGACATGGTTCCCAACCCTCCGGGAGAGGCCATGATAGGAGAGATATACGACGAGCTTGGCGTTTCATTCGATCCCCCTGCGGCTCCTGCCGGATCCACCGACGTCGGCAACGTATCCCGCAGATGTCCGACCCTTCAGCCTCTGCTCGCCATAACGCCGGAGCGGTACGCCCTCCATACGGTGGATTTCGCCGACTCGGTGACAAAGCCCGAGGCCCACCAAGCCCTGGCCCTGGGAGCCAGGGTCATAGGCAGAGTGGTTGTGAAAACCCTTCTGGACAGGGATCTCGCGAGAGCCATGAAGGGTGTCGTTCCCGAAAAAGGCGTTTAA
- a CDS encoding pyridoxamine 5'-phosphate oxidase family protein codes for MKKNIVNLAENLMAKSEVVTLASVNENGFPRICAMANVKSEGIKTIWMATGTHSRKTAHFLKNPKASVCTYSGGDSLTLVGNISVISDKEIKHDLWQDWFIEHFPKGEDDPEYCVLKFEAKEATIYIDEIFETVSV; via the coding sequence ATGAAGAAAAATATAGTGAATCTGGCGGAAAATCTGATGGCTAAATCGGAGGTGGTCACCTTGGCCTCGGTCAACGAGAACGGCTTTCCCCGCATCTGCGCCATGGCCAACGTAAAATCGGAGGGGATAAAGACGATCTGGATGGCCACAGGAACTCACTCCAGGAAAACCGCCCATTTTCTAAAAAACCCGAAAGCCAGCGTCTGCACCTACTCCGGAGGAGACAGCCTGACGCTTGTCGGAAACATATCGGTGATCTCCGACAAGGAGATAAAGCACGACCTGTGGCAGGACTGGTTCATAGAGCACTTCCCCAAGGGAGAGGACGACCCGGAATACTGCGTCCTGAAGTTCGAGGCCAAAGAGGCCACGATCTACATAGACGAGATCTTCGAGACTGTCTCAGTCTGA
- a CDS encoding winged helix-turn-helix transcriptional regulator: MYQPKLKREIRCPLEYGLKIFGGKWKSRVICVLAEKGVLRYSSLRKEMMNITDAVLASTLKELMADQMILRKSYDEIPPKVEYSLTKKGKSVIPILQSICRWSGAYHIEGNDLRMSQCQKCDYFFKDPAD, translated from the coding sequence TTGTATCAGCCTAAATTGAAGAGAGAGATAAGATGCCCTCTAGAATACGGACTTAAAATATTCGGAGGAAAATGGAAGTCTCGAGTGATATGCGTGTTGGCGGAAAAAGGCGTTCTAAGATACAGCTCGCTACGCAAGGAGATGATGAACATCACCGACGCAGTTCTAGCCTCTACTCTGAAGGAGCTAATGGCAGATCAGATGATTCTCCGTAAATCATACGATGAAATCCCACCAAAAGTAGAGTACAGTCTAACGAAAAAAGGAAAATCGGTGATCCCTATATTACAGAGTATTTGCCGTTGGTCCGGAGCATACCACATAGAGGGAAACGATTTGAGAATGTCTCAATGTCAAAAATGCGATTATTTCTTTAAAGATCCCGCTGATTAG
- a CDS encoding pyridoxamine 5'-phosphate oxidase family protein, producing MNEKVVHLLNDQMWYLATYSDEPNAVPVAFKDVTDDGKLLVGDVFLDTTLKNIEKNGQIAVSVSDGANMEGYQIKGTAEYLTEGPIVDFFKKAVSDLFDGAITAKGAVVITPKKVIVTTPGPDNKKELALS from the coding sequence ATGAACGAAAAAGTTGTGCATTTGCTTAATGATCAGATGTGGTATCTGGCTACCTATTCCGATGAACCCAACGCCGTTCCGGTGGCTTTCAAGGACGTGACGGACGATGGGAAATTGTTGGTAGGTGATGTTTTTCTCGACACGACATTGAAAAATATAGAGAAGAACGGTCAAATAGCGGTTTCCGTCAGCGATGGGGCCAACATGGAAGGTTACCAGATAAAGGGAACCGCCGAATACTTGACCGAAGGGCCAATAGTGGATTTCTTTAAGAAGGCGGTCTCAGATCTTTTCGACGGAGCTATTACGGCTAAAGGCGCTGTAGTGATAACGCCTAAAAAGGTTATAGTGACCACTCCAGGGCCGGACAATAAAAAGGAGCTTGCTTTATCGTAG
- a CDS encoding M48 family metallopeptidase: MNMKKINLPKWSLWALSSLVLLLTVGVADAKVSRAAMERAWARLSRTTGFEASLHLEEKDETNAYITMEDGKYRIVVFQGLLDVMDTEDQIAGVIAHEIGHGMHGHLESGQKRNAGIGILAAVLSELLDSDTGDIAIGIGATLAVQGYSREQEVEADDAGVEYSYKAGYSAWSLYNAIKRMADDGLVTSPSGFNSHPPTERRMTRLAAQAKRWEESGVVKKKVNLPEVSVSRPKSTPVVGVDPDRSDQGDVISTYPVDGGLKNVLEIIHREGYARYSSGEFEKAVVSFEKGVKSYSGNYLAALWAARSAYKAGDEEKAGRWIERALSINGSYEPALKLRDELLK; encoded by the coding sequence ATGAACATGAAAAAAATAAATCTCCCAAAGTGGTCTTTGTGGGCTCTTTCGAGTCTGGTTTTGCTTCTGACCGTAGGGGTCGCGGATGCAAAGGTCTCCAGGGCGGCGATGGAGAGGGCCTGGGCCAGGCTGTCCAGGACCACCGGTTTCGAGGCATCCCTCCATCTGGAGGAGAAGGACGAGACCAACGCCTATATAACCATGGAGGACGGCAAGTACAGGATAGTGGTGTTCCAGGGTCTGTTGGACGTCATGGATACGGAGGATCAGATCGCCGGGGTCATCGCCCACGAGATCGGTCACGGAATGCACGGTCACCTGGAATCGGGGCAGAAACGCAACGCCGGGATAGGAATCCTTGCCGCAGTGCTGAGCGAGCTTCTGGACAGCGACACGGGAGACATAGCCATAGGTATCGGCGCCACTCTGGCGGTTCAGGGATACAGCAGAGAGCAGGAGGTGGAGGCCGACGACGCCGGAGTGGAATACTCGTACAAGGCGGGATACTCGGCCTGGTCGCTTTACAATGCCATAAAGAGGATGGCCGACGACGGCCTGGTGACCTCTCCCAGCGGCTTCAACTCCCACCCTCCCACGGAGCGCAGGATGACCAGATTGGCCGCCCAGGCCAAACGCTGGGAGGAGAGCGGAGTCGTAAAAAAGAAAGTCAATCTGCCCGAGGTCTCGGTTTCCCGGCCGAAATCCACCCCAGTGGTGGGCGTCGACCCCGACCGATCCGATCAGGGCGACGTCATATCGACCTATCCCGTAGACGGCGGGCTCAAAAACGTACTGGAAATAATACACAGAGAAGGATATGCCAGATATTCTTCCGGAGAGTTCGAAAAAGCTGTAGTTTCCTTTGAAAAAGGGGTAAAATCCTACAGCGGAAACTATCTCGCAGCCCTGTGGGCAGCCAGATCGGCCTATAAAGCCGGAGACGAGGAGAAGGCCGGGCGATGGATAGAGAGGGCTCTGTCCATAAATGGAAGTTACGAGCCGGCGCTGAAGCTTCGGGACGAACTTTTAAAATGA
- a CDS encoding YbjN domain-containing protein — translation MKKFVCLLAVAILCMSFCSAAFADSTTLVEKISLQDLNDFLAEEGYRPEIKDDRNCEFKLKGLIVQMFLYDDGTSVQFHCGWNNTDVTIEDVNKWNSEWRLAKAYLDDDGDPHLELDMDLDGGITVQRLRNFMKNCSLFLDKFVSWMN, via the coding sequence ATGAAGAAGTTTGTATGTCTGTTGGCCGTGGCTATCCTGTGTATGTCGTTCTGCTCCGCCGCCTTTGCGGATTCGACGACTTTGGTGGAGAAGATCTCTCTGCAGGACCTCAACGATTTCTTGGCCGAGGAGGGTTATCGTCCGGAGATCAAAGACGACAGAAATTGCGAGTTCAAGTTGAAGGGCCTTATCGTCCAGATGTTTCTCTACGACGATGGAACCTCCGTTCAGTTTCACTGCGGATGGAACAACACTGACGTGACGATAGAGGACGTCAACAAATGGAACTCGGAATGGCGTCTGGCCAAGGCATACCTGGACGACGACGGAGATCCCCATCTGGAGCTGGACATGGACCTGGACGGCGGAATAACGGTGCAGCGTCTCAGAAATTTCATGAAAAACTGTTCGCTCTTTCTCGATAAATTCGTCTCGTGGATGAACTGA
- a CDS encoding radical SAM protein: MTISLGEVWTKSLISVSKIPGVDFTVNPYVGCPHKCIYCYAEFIKQHTDHTEDWGDFMDVKRCHARLPYKKMQGKTVVMCSSTDGYNPLELRFEATREILEDMVFSQCDFDLMILTKGYAVVRDIDLFLKLKAKVGISINSLDDSFRAKAEPRASSVRKRLEALRLLREAGLETWVFMSPIFPGITDFRAVIDATRPWTCEYGFENLKLNGPFRPRVLEMIRREYPELIPLYRRIFVEKDYGYWDELSWEIRSHCRKMGLRFGVYF; this comes from the coding sequence ATGACGATATCTCTGGGAGAGGTATGGACCAAAAGCCTGATCTCCGTTTCGAAAATTCCCGGTGTGGATTTCACGGTGAACCCCTACGTGGGATGCCCCCACAAGTGCATATACTGCTACGCCGAGTTCATAAAGCAGCATACCGACCATACCGAGGACTGGGGAGATTTCATGGACGTCAAGAGGTGTCACGCCAGGCTCCCCTACAAGAAGATGCAGGGAAAGACCGTGGTGATGTGTTCCTCCACCGACGGCTACAACCCGCTGGAACTTCGCTTCGAGGCCACCAGGGAGATACTGGAGGACATGGTCTTCAGCCAGTGCGATTTCGACCTTATGATATTGACCAAGGGATACGCGGTGGTCCGAGATATAGATCTGTTTTTGAAGTTGAAGGCCAAGGTGGGAATCTCGATAAACTCTCTGGACGACTCGTTCAGGGCCAAGGCGGAGCCCAGGGCCTCCTCGGTGAGAAAAAGGCTGGAGGCCCTCAGGCTGCTGAGAGAGGCGGGGCTCGAGACCTGGGTCTTCATGTCCCCCATCTTTCCGGGGATAACCGACTTCAGGGCGGTGATCGATGCGACCAGACCCTGGACCTGCGAGTACGGTTTCGAGAACCTGAAGTTGAACGGCCCCTTCAGACCCAGGGTGCTGGAGATGATACGGAGGGAATATCCCGAACTGATCCCGCTGTATCGCCGGATCTTCGTGGAAAAAGACTACGGCTACTGGGACGAGCTCTCATGGGAGATCCGCTCCCACTGTAGAAAAATGGGACTCAGGTTCGGGGTGTATTTCTGA
- a CDS encoding MerR family transcriptional regulator, which yields MTRQDPSASTLLIGQFSKLSGLSPRMLRFYAEQGILTPTHTDSDTGYRYYSDSQLEEAERLLRLRRADFSVDDVRRIICGDGGKGFRSLILEQRENLINRMGSLEDSLRILDELEAELGDEEAPPTEASGLPGNPDR from the coding sequence ATGACCCGCCAAGATCCCTCCGCCTCTACGCTTCTTATAGGACAGTTCTCCAAGCTCAGCGGCCTTTCGCCTCGGATGCTGAGGTTCTACGCGGAACAGGGCATACTCACCCCGACCCACACTGACTCCGACACGGGATATCGATACTACAGCGACTCGCAGCTGGAGGAAGCCGAACGCCTTCTGCGGCTCAGGAGGGCGGATTTCTCCGTCGACGACGTTAGACGCATCATATGCGGAGACGGGGGAAAAGGCTTTCGAAGTCTTATCTTGGAGCAGCGGGAAAACCTCATAAACAGGATGGGGTCGCTGGAGGACTCGTTGAGAATACTGGACGAGCTGGAGGCGGAGCTGGGTGACGAGGAGGCCCCCCCCACCGAAGCGTCCGGCCTCCCGGGGAACCCCGACCGATGA
- a CDS encoding YcaO-like family protein: MSENFRIASPVNFRGAELSLEKRTDKEGTSAHPVGYDEAWRLFDPFLRETGVTRVSDITGLDRIGIPVFNVIRPSMDGYTAAHGKGFTAAAARLSAAGESLERWYGTRDIPGAFRSTWRELSSSYSMVPLERLALTPHSFFHENLETWWVLCWDIVGQEEIPVPLELVRLSPGGRDDRLMDLSEGMLFQSSSNGLACGVHILEAISQALLEVVERDSVTCATLASRAMGCAAPVFRVADQKTIPFSRVTELLERIRAAGIEPILADNGTDVRIPTWNCYLFDLEDPRSLGSVAHGMGSSLDHETAMIRAVTEAVQGRCAFLSGVRDLVPSKEFFRSMNGNGKLSLELMGRNVRETMDLSDVVEQVRSYFEEDVNLCVDRLSAVGLDRVLVFRFSEDGDPVEAVKVIVPGAEGYIFPYYRPWERGISSIRLKTGRGGPLFREEGFRW; the protein is encoded by the coding sequence ATGTCCGAGAACTTCCGTATCGCCTCTCCCGTGAACTTTAGGGGAGCCGAGCTCAGTCTTGAAAAAAGGACGGACAAAGAGGGAACCTCCGCCCATCCAGTCGGATACGACGAGGCCTGGAGACTCTTCGATCCGTTTCTTCGGGAGACAGGGGTCACCAGGGTATCGGACATAACGGGGCTGGACCGTATAGGAATTCCGGTGTTCAACGTCATAAGGCCCAGCATGGACGGCTATACCGCGGCCCACGGCAAGGGATTCACCGCTGCTGCGGCCCGTCTGTCCGCCGCCGGCGAGTCGCTGGAACGGTGGTACGGCACGAGGGATATTCCGGGAGCCTTCAGGTCTACCTGGAGGGAGCTTTCCTCCTCCTACTCAATGGTTCCCCTGGAGCGTCTAGCTCTGACCCCTCATTCCTTTTTTCACGAAAACCTGGAGACATGGTGGGTCCTATGTTGGGATATCGTCGGACAGGAGGAGATACCCGTACCTCTGGAACTGGTTCGCCTGTCGCCGGGCGGCCGTGATGACAGGCTGATGGATCTGTCGGAGGGCATGCTCTTTCAGTCCAGTTCCAACGGACTGGCCTGCGGCGTTCACATACTGGAGGCCATATCCCAGGCTCTTCTGGAGGTGGTGGAGAGGGACTCCGTTACCTGCGCCACCCTGGCCTCCAGGGCGATGGGGTGCGCCGCTCCGGTCTTTAGAGTCGCCGACCAGAAGACCATACCTTTTTCGAGGGTGACGGAGCTTCTGGAACGGATCAGGGCGGCCGGGATAGAGCCTATTTTGGCCGATAACGGCACCGACGTGAGGATACCTACCTGGAACTGCTATCTTTTCGATCTGGAGGATCCCAGATCCCTGGGCAGCGTCGCCCACGGGATGGGAAGCTCTCTCGATCATGAAACCGCCATGATAAGGGCGGTAACCGAGGCGGTTCAGGGAAGATGCGCTTTCCTGTCCGGCGTGAGGGATCTCGTGCCGTCCAAGGAGTTCTTCCGATCGATGAACGGAAACGGAAAGCTGTCCCTCGAGCTTATGGGACGGAACGTAAGGGAAACCATGGATCTCTCAGATGTGGTCGAGCAGGTCCGATCGTACTTCGAGGAAGACGTAAATTTATGTGTGGACCGTCTGAGCGCCGTGGGGCTCGACCGAGTGCTGGTTTTCCGGTTCTCCGAAGACGGCGATCCCGTGGAGGCCGTAAAGGTGATAGTCCCCGGTGCCGAGGGCTATATTTTCCCCTACTATCGTCCATGGGAGAGGGGCATCAGCTCCATCCGTCTTAAAACCGGTCGGGGCGGTCCTCTTTTCAGAGAGGAGGGATTCCGTTGGTGA